TTGCCGGGCATCGCATCGACCAGCCCGCGGATGCGGCGTTCGGAGTACACCGCCTTGAAATCGTTGACTTCGCGCGCGGTGCGGATCAGCCGCGCGACCTTGGGTGCGCTGGAGACGAGGAACCACGGATCGACCGCGATGCAATGCCCGCCGACGCCGGGGCCCGGCTGGAGGATGTTGACCCGCGGATGGCGGTTGGCGAGCGCGATCACGTCCCACACGTCAACGCCGAGATCGTCGGCTATGACGCTGAGTTCGTTGGCGAAAGCGATGTTGACGTCGCGGAAGCTGTTCTCGGTCAGCTTGACGGTCTCGGCGACGCGGGCGTTGGTGGTGAGACAATCGCCTTCGACGAAGCTCGAATAGAGCGCCTTGGCCCGCTCCGCGCAGTCGGGCGTGATGCCGCCGATCACGCGGTCGTTCTGCACCAGCTCGCGTACGATCTTGCCGGGCAAAACCCTTTCGGGACAATAGGCTACGGCAATGTCGCCCGCTTCCTGCGAGCCGAACACCGGCAGTTTGAGGTCGGGGCGCAGCTCGGCGATGACCTGCGCGACACGCTCGGTGGTGCCGACCGGCGAGGTGCTTTCGACGATGATGCAGGCACCGGGCAGGACCTTTGACGCGATCGCGCGTGCGGCGGCCTCTACATAGCTGATATCGGGCGTGTTTTTGTCCGTGAGCGGGGTGGGCACTGCGATCATGTAGAAATGCGCGGTCGGCACTTCGGTCGAGGCGGTCAAACGCCCGGTTTCGCAGGCTTCGCTCACCAGCCGGTCGAGGTCGCGTTCCTCGATATGCACGCCGCCGGCATTGACGGTTTCGACAACCTTTTCAGAGACATCGACGCCGCACACGTTCCAGCCATAGCTCGCCAGAACCGCCGCCGTCGGCAGGCCGATATAGCCGAGGCCGATCACCGCGACCTGATGGTCGGGCGCGGGCTGGGTTGCAGCGTCCGGCCCGAAAGCCGTGGCGGTGTCGAAAGGTGCGTTCATGGGTCCAAAATTCCCGGATTTTCGGGGGATCATGGCCATGAAGGGCTTAAAATCGCGTTATGGTTGCGGCGATTTTCACCATTGCAAAGCGCTTTGCGTAACGCGGCACAGGAGGGGGCCTAAAGCTTCAGAGCCTGCTTGTAGGCGGCCAGAAGTGGGTCGATCTGGTGCTGCCAGTTCAGTTCCTCGACCACCCGCTTGCGGCCAAAGGCACCCATTGCGGCGCGCCGATCCGGATCGTCGACCAGTTCGATGATCTTGTCGGCCATGTCGACCGGATCGTTGGGCTTGGCATAAAGCGATGCCTCTTGCGCCGAAAACCGGCCCTCGGTGACATCGAATTGTACCATCGGCTTCGAAAGCGACATGTATTCCATGATCTTGTTCATGGTCGACTTGTCGTTCATCGCGTTGACCCGGTCGGGGTTCACGCCGAGGTCCATGGTCGAGAGCACTTCGAACAATTCCTGATCCGGAGCGCGGCCGGTGAAGGTGATGAAGTCGGCAAGGCCCTTCGAAGCGGTCAGCGCCTTGAGGTCTGCGAGCGCCGGCCCGCCGCCGACCAGCACGAACTGGATATCCTCGCGCTGCTTGTCGCGGACGATGTGCTCGACGGCGTCGATCAGCAGGTCGATCCCCTCCTGCTCGCCCATCACCCCGACATAGCCGACCATGTGGTCGCGCCCGTTTTTCCAGCGGGACACCGGCGGCACCAGTTTAAGCCGCGACAGATCCGGGCCGGAGCGCACGACATGCACCTTGTCGGGCGCCATCCCGCCGCGTTCGACGGCGATTGCCTTGTAGCTTTCATTGGTGGCGATCGACACGTCGGCAAAGGCGAAGGTCAGTTTCTCGAACGCCCGCATCAGCTGCCAGAAGAAGCCGCGCTTGTTGAACTTCGCTTCGTAGAGCTCGGGATTGATGTCGTGGTGATCGAAGATGTACTTGACGCCCAGCGCCTTGAACGGCGCGGCGACGAGGAAGATCAGGTCGGGCGGGTTGCAGCCCTGGATCACGTCGATGCGGCGCTTGAAATGGATCTTCCACGCCAGCACCGTTTCCCAGAACAGCGCCGCGCCGTATTCGAGCAGGAAACCGAGCGCGCCCTTGGCTTCGAGCGGCAGCGGGTGACGATGGATTTCGACACCCTCGATCACTTCGAAGCGCTGTTCGAACCCCTTGCCGGTCGGGCAGATGATCGAGACATGCGCGCCCGCCGCCTTGAGCGTCCGCGCCTCCTGCCACACCCGCCGGTCGAACGGCAGCGGCAGGTTTTCGACGACGATCAGGACGTGCTTGCCCTTGAGCGGCTCGCCCTCGATGACTGTCGGAATGCCCTCTTCGGCGGCGATCGCATCGCTCACGGAATCGCGCTCACGTCGACAACCTTGTCCGCAGCGACCGACAGCGTGTCGATCAGCCGGTTGGTCGCGATCACGCGGGCATGCGCGCCGCTTTCCGCCGCTGCCTTGTCGACCAGCAGCCCGTCGATCTTCGGCAACCATGCATAGGCATAGCCGAGGTTCTGCCCGACGAGGTTGTCCGGCTCGATCTGCGGATCGTAGATGTCGAGATCGTAGCCCGCTTCGAGCAGCTTCCTTGCCATGTCGACCGCCGGGCTTTCGCGCAGATCGTCGGTCTCGAGCTTGAAGGCGAGGCCGACCAGCAGCACTTTCGCGCCCGGCTCCAGCCCCTGCACCGCGTGCTGGAACTGGTGGTGCTTGTGCGCCTCATTCGAGCGGATCAGCGAGTCCACCAGATGCGTCGCCGAGCCGGTATCGGCGGCAATGTATTGCAGCGCACGCACATCCTTGGGCAGGCACGACCCGCCGAACGCGCCGCCGGGCCGGGTGTAATAGGCCGAGATGTTGAGCTTGGTGTCGCTCTTGAAGATCGCGTGCACGTCGCGCGCCGAGATATCGAGGTTCTGGCACACCCGCCCGATCTCGTTGGCGAAGGCGACCTTCACCGCGTGCCAGCTGTTGTCGACGAACTTGGTGATCTCTGCCTCGCGCAGGCCGACTTCGAACACTGGTGCGTCGATCCCGTCGTGCAGCGCGTGCATGTTGGCAGAGGGCTTTCCGCCGAGCGTCCCGATCACGATCTTGGGCGGGTTGAAGTAGTCCTCGATCGCGGAGGCTTCGCGCAGGAATTCCGGGTTGTAGACCAGCTCGACCGCGACCGATGCCTTCGCTCCAAGCGCGTTCTCGATGATCGGCCAGATGATGTTCTCGCAGCTGCCCGGCCGCATGGTCGAACGGTAGGCAAGCGTGAGCGGCTTTTCGCGATCCGGCTTCAGCGCCTCGGCGATGTTGCGCGTGACCTGCGCGATGTAGCTCATATCGTGCGCGCCATCGACGCCGCTGGGCGTGCCGACGCAGACGATCGCGAGATCGGCATCGTCGAGCTGGTCGGTCAGCTCGGTCGCAGCGGCGATCCGCCCCTCGGCCCGCGCAGTAGAAATCAGTTCATCGAGACCCGGTTCATAGACCGGCGCACGCCCGGCATTGAGCGCATCGACCTTGGCCTGGCTCACATCGACGCCGACGACCGTATGGCCCTGGCTGGCGATGCATCCGGCGGCGGTCGAGCCGACATAGCCGAGGCCGAAAATGGCGATTTTCAATGGGCAGGCTCCTGCGCGAAGGTGCGTTGCGGGGAATACGGGGAAACGCCTAGCGGGGGGCATCGGGTGGTGCAACGCACAACGCCTGCCAATTGCACAGGCCCGGTTCTCAGGTCTTGCCAGCCTGCACCTCGCGCGCCACAGGAAAGGACAAAGGGAGAGAGCCACATGAGCCAACCGAGCGGGCCGCTGGCCGGCCTCAAGGTGATCGAATTTGCCGGGATCGGGCCGGGCCCGCATGTCGCGATGCTGCTTGCGGATCTGGGCGCCGAGGTGGTGCGGATCGAGCGGCCGGGCAGCGCGGTCAGCAACCAGGTGGTCGAGCGCGCGCGGCACCGCGCCGAGGTCGATATCAAGAGCGACGAGGGCAAGGCGTTCTGCCTCGACGCGGCGCGCAAGGCCGATGTGCTGATCGAGGGTTTCCGCCCCGGCGTGATGGAGCGGCTGGGGCTGGGGCCGGACGAACTGCTCGCCGCCAATCCGCGCCTCGTCTACGCCCGGATGACCGGCTGGGGGCAGGACGGGCCGCTCGCCCACGCCGCCGGGCACGACATCAATTACATCGCGGTGACCGGCGCGCTCTCGGCGGTCGGCAAGGCCGGCGAACCCGCAGTGCCGCCGCAAAACCTCGTCGGCGATTTCGGCGGCGGGTCGATGTATTGCGCGTTCGGCATCATGGCCGCGCTCTACGAACGCGAGCGCTCGGGCAAGGGACAGGTGGTCGATGCCGCGATCGTCGATGGCGCGACCAGCCTGATGAGTTTCTTCTTCGGCGTCCGAACGCGCCCGTTCCTCACCACCGAGCGCGGCAAGGGGATGCTGGGCGGCGCGGCGCATTTCTATCGCTGCTTCACTTGCGCGGACGGCAAGGAAGTGTCGGTCGGGGCGATCGAGCCGCAATTCTACGCCGAGCTGCTCGCCAAGGCGGGCGCGCCTGCGGAGCTCGCCGAGGGGCAGATGAACCCGGCCAACTGGGATGATTACGCCGACACACTGGCAGCCCTGTTCAAGACCAAGACGCAAGCGGAGTGGACCGAGCTGCTCGAAGGGTCCGACGCCTGCTTCGCGCCGGTGCTGACCCTCGACGAGGCGCGCGACCATTCGCACATGAAAGCGCGCGGCGCGTTCGTCGAGCATGACGGCGAGTGGCACACTGCGCCTGCGCCGCGTTTCAGCCGGACGCCCGGCTCGGTGCGGTCGAGCGATGACGATGGCGCGGCGGTGGTCGCGGGATGGAGCAACTGATGGCGGGCAGGTTCTTCGACGAATGGCAGGTGGGCGACCGGATCGAACACGAGATCCGCCGCACCGTGACCGAGACCGACAACCTCCTGTTCTCGACCATGACGCACAACCCGCAGCCGCTGCATCTCGATGTCGAGGCGGCCAAGGCCAGCGGTTTCGGTCAGATTCTGGTCAATTCGACTTTCACGTTCAGCCTGCTGGTCGGCCTGTCGGTCGGCGACACGACGCTGGGCACGCTGGTTGCCAATCTCGGCTTCGACAAGGTGGTGACGCCCAAGCCGGTATTCATCGGCGACACGCTGCGGGCGCAAAGCGAGGTCAAGGAACTGCGCGCAAGCAAATCGCGGCCCGAGGCCGGGATCGTCACCTTCACCCACGAACTTCTCAACCAGCGCGACGAGGTGGTGTGCCGCTGCGAACGCTCGGCGCTGCTCCAGCGCAAATCGCAATGACGGAGAAGCGAGCTTTCTCCCGCCGAGCTGGCCTGGCGTGATGGACCGGGACAAGTCGAGCGATCCCCATTCGGTCGGCGAAGTCGTCGAAAGCCTTGCCGAGCTGGCCGAGGAAGATTCCAAGGTAACGATCGGCGACGTGCTCGACAGGTTCGGAGACCACAGCTTCGCGCCGGTCATGCTGGTTTTCGCTCTCGTCGAGCTGACCCCGGCCGGCGGAATCCCCGGAGTTCCCACTTTCCTTGCCAGCTGCATCGCGCTGGTCGCGGTGCAGCTGCTGTTCGGGCGGGATCACCTCTGGGTGCCCGGGTGGATCGCGCGGCGCGGGGCGCCCAGTGTCAAGCTCAGGAAGGCGGCGCACACGCTTGAAAACGTCGCGCGCCAGGTCGACAGGGTCGCGCAGAGTCGGCTCGAATCCTTCGCCTCCGGGATCGGGCTGCGGATCGCGGCCGCCCTCATCATCGCATTGTGCCTCACCATCCCGCCGTTCGAGGTGGTGCCGTTCGCCAGCACCGGGCCGATGCTTGCCATCGACATCATCTGCCTCGCCATCATGGTCCGCGACGGTCTGGCGATGCTGGTGGTCTGGACCCTTGCGACTGTAGCGCTCGCCGCGCTCGGCTATTTCATCCTTTTTTCCGATGCGATGAGCGGGGCGTCGTTACCCTTCTAGGACGCGTCTTGACGAACGCGCGCGTCGCGGCGCACAGTCACCGGCGGAGAGAGTAACGAGGGGAGAGGCGCATGACGCGCGTATGGAGCAGGCTCGCGCTGGCGGGCGCGGCGGCGCTGATGGTTGCAGGTTGCGAATCGGCGCCGGTCGACGATGCCAAGAGCGGAGACGGCGAAGGCACGATCGAACTCGCCGAATTTCCCGACCGGCCCTATTGGGGCGACACGCATCTCCACACCGACAATTCGGTCGACGCATTCGGCTTCGGCGTGCGGCTCGGCCCGGAAGAGGCGCTGCGGTTCGCGCGCGGCGAGGAAGTGACCGCGACCACCGGGGCGCAGGCGAAGCTCGCCCGCCCGCTCGATTTCCTCGTCATCGCCGACCATTCGGACGGACTCGGCGCGACCCGGCGGCTGTATGACGCGCCGCGCCTCCGCGTGGTTGCGCAGGGGGACGATACGCTGCTGCGCTGGTACGACATGATGCACGAAAGCCCCGAGCAATCGCAGCTCGCGATCGCCGAGCTTATAACCGCCGCTGCGAATGACGAATTGCCAGCGGCGCTCGCCGACCCCGAGCGGCAGAAAGAGGCGACGACCGAGATCTGGGGCGCGCAGCTCGACCTGCTCGATCGCTACAACGAGCCGGGCACCTTTACGGCGTTCGCCGGGTTCGAATGGACGTTGATGCCGGATGGCAACAATCTCCATCGCGTGGTGATGTTCCGCGACGGCAGCGCCCGCACCCGGCAGGTGCTGCCATTCCCCGGATTGAGCACCACCGCCGAACAGCTGTGGGACTACATGGTCGCTTACGAGGAGAGCACCGGCGGAAAGGTGCTGGCGATCCCGCACAATTCGAACCTGTCGAACGGGCTGATGTTCGAGCTGACCATGCCCGACGGCTCGCCGATGACCGCCGAATACGCGGCCAAGCGCGCGGCGGCCGAGCCGGTGGTCGAGGTCACCCAGATCAAGGGCGACAGCGAGACCCACCCGTTCCTTTCGCCCAATGACGAGATGGCAGGGTTCGGCGTGAAGGGGTGGGAGCTGGGTAACCTGCCGCTGACCGCGAAGACCGATGATTCGATGCTGGCCGGCAACTATATCCGCGAAGCACTGAAGCGCGGGCTCAGCCTCGAGCAGCAGCTCGGCGTCAATCCCTACGCCTTTGGAATGATCGGATCGACCGACAGCCACACCGCGCTCGCGACCGGGGATGAGGATAATTTCTGGGGCAAGCACACCGGCAACGAACAGGCCAACACCGAGCGCGCGAACCAGGCGCAGAATCTCGGCACGCGCGAGGGCCGGTTCGGCTGGCACTATCTCGCAGGCGGCTATGCGGCGGCATGGGCGCGCGGCAACACGCGCGCGGAAATCTTCGACGCGTTCCAGCGCCGCGAAGTCTACGCCACCACCGGCCCGCGCATGAGCGTGCGGGTGTTCGGCGGGTTCGATTTCGAGGAAGCCGACTGGGACAATGACTGGGTGCGCAAGGGCTACACCAGCGGCGTGCCGATGGGCGGCGAGCTGACCGACAGCGGCGAAGCCCCGCGTTTCATGATCAGCGCGCTCAAGGACCCGGACGGCGCCAATCTCGACCGGGTGCAGGTCGTGAAGGGCTGGATCGACGCGTCGGGCGAATTGCAGGAGCAGGTCTATGATGTTGCATGGAGCGATCCCGAAGAGCGTTTGATGACGGGCGACGGTTTGTTCCCGGTTGGCGATACGGTGAACCGCGAGGATGCGACCTACACGAACGACATAGGCGCGGCGGAACTGCGCACGGTGTGGACCGATCCGGACTATGAGGAAGGCCAGCGGGCATTCTATTACGTGCGCGTGATCGAGATCCCGACCCCGCGCTGGACGCTGTTCGACGCGGCCCGGTTCGGCATCACGCTGTCAGAAGACGCGATGGCCAACGCGGTGGCGCAGGAGCGCGCCTATACCTCGCCGATCTGGCTCAAGCCCCGCGCCTGAGGCTTCCCGCATGACGCTGCCGGGCTGGACCCGCGAGCCGCTGGTCCATTTCCTTGTCGGCGGAGCGCTGCTGTTCGTGCTGTTCGCATGGACCGGCGGCAACGCGGTCGATCCGTCGAGCCGGCTGATCGCGGTCGATCGCGCGCAGCAGGCACAGCTGGCGCTGCAATTCGAACGCACCATGAGCCGCCCGCCGACCGATGCCGAGATCGACGCGGCAATCGCGCAATTCGTCCGCGACGAAGTGCTGTATCGCGAAGCGCTGCGGCTCGGGCTCGATCGGGGCGACGCTGTGGTGCGGCGGCGGCTGGTGGCCAAGATGGACATGACCGCCAGCGCGGCGGCGGAAACCGCCGTGCCCGAAGAGCCGACCTTGCGGGCGTATTTCAAGGAAAACCGGGCGCGCTATTCCGGGGCAACATCGGTGAGCTTCGACCAGCTCTATTTCAAGTCAGAAGCAGCCGCCCGCCGGGCACTCGCGACCGGCGTGGTGGCGGGCGATCCGATCAGCCTGCCGGCGCGGATGGAAGCCGCGGCCCCGGGCGAGATCGAAGCCCGCTTCGGCGAAACCTTCACCCGCGCACTCGCCGGGATCGCAGCGAATGGGGAATGGGCGGGGCCGATCCGCTCCGGCTTCGGCTGGCATATCGCCCGGGTCTCGGCGCGCGAAGGCGTCGAACCCGACTTCGAAACGCTCGCCCCGCGCATCGCCAACGACTGGCGCAGCGCCCAGATCGCGGAACGCAAGAGGCGCGCCTACCAGGTGCTGCGCGAGGGCTACCGGGTCGAGATCGACCGGTGATCCGCTGGCTGGTTGTCCTGCTTGCCGCGCTGATTGCGCCGCCGCTTGCCGCCGACGAATTGCGCCCGGCGGTGGTCGAACTGAGCGAGCGTGCGCCGGGGGAGTGGACGCTCGAATGGAAACTGCCGATTGCGGCGATGCCGGGCGGCGCGGCGGCAGGGCTGGCGCGGCCGGTGATCCCCGCCAATTGCACCATGGCGGGCGAGCCGGTGCAGCGCGCCGCACCGCTCGAACTGCTCGGCAGCGCGCGCCTGGCCTGCGACGGCGCAATCACCGGGCAGGGCTTCGGCCTCACCGAACTGCTCGGCAATTCGGACGCGATCGCCCGGATGGTCCCGCTCGAGGGCGCGGTGCAGACCTTTCGCCTCACCGCCGACGCGCCGACCGCCACCATCGCCGCCGCGCCTGATCGCTGGCAGGTCGCGCGCGATTACTTCGTGATCGGAACCGAGCACATCCTGTGGGGGTGGGATCACCTGCTGTTCGTGATCGCGCTGGTGCTGCTGGTGCGGCGCGGCTGGCCGGTGGTGAAGGCCGCAACTGCCTTCACGCTGGCGCATTCGATCACGCTGGTGGGGACGACGCTGGGCTACACCGGCCTATCGAGCCGCCCGGTCGAGGCGCTGATCGCACTGTCGATCGTGTTTCTCGCGGTCGAGCTCGCGCACAGGCTGCGCGATCCCGAGCGGGTGACATGGACCCGGCGCTGGCCGTGGCTGGTCGCTTTCGCATTCGGGCTGGTGCACGGCTTCGGGTTTGCCGGGGCGCTCGCCGAAATCGGACTGCCGCAAGGGGAGGTCGCGGCCGCGCTGGTGGCTTTCAATGTCGGCGTCGAAGCCGGACAATTGCTGGTGATCGCCGGCGTGCTGGCGGTGATGAGCGTGATCGGACGCGTTGCGGCCCCGTTCGAAACACCGGCTGTCCGGGCCGCCACCTACGTGATCGGGTTGACCGGCAGTTTCTGGTTGTTCGAGCGGGTGCTCCTGTAGATTCTCCCCTTCCTCAAGGGGGAGGAGACTTGCCGCCATCCGCTACACCTTCACGCTCACCGCCCAGCGCCTGCCACAGCAGGATCCGCGCCCGGGTGGCCCGGCCCAGCGCCGCCGCTGCGCGCTCTCCGCTGGCATCGGCGGCGCGCCGCGCCTCGAGCACGGTGAGGAAATCCGCCAGTCCCGCGCGATAGCGGGTGTTGGCAAGCGACGCGGCGCGTGCCAGCTCGTCGCGTTCCTGCACCGCCAGCTGCGCTTCGGCATCGCTGGCCGCGATCAGGCCATAGGCGGTTTCGGCATCGCCCAGCGCCTGGAACACCGCGCCGCGATAGGCGGCGAAGGCGGCTTTCTTGTTGGCGGCGGCGCCATTGATCTCGGCTTCGATCCGCCCGAAATCGAGCAGCGGACCGGCCACCCCGGCGGCGAGCGTGCCGACCAGCGAGTCCTCGTCGAACAGGTCACCCGGATTGAAAGCCAGCAAACCCAGCACCCCCGACAGGGTGAGGCGCGGGAAGCGCGCGCGAGCCGTTGCAGCGAGATCCTGATCTGTGGCGGCGAGATCGGCAGCGGCGGCCAGCACGTCCGGTCGGTTGGCGAGCAATTCGGACGGCAGCGACGCCGGAGCGGGTGCCGGTTCAAGCGTTGGCGCACCCTGCGCCAGCGCCGCGTTGACGCTCTGTCCGTCCATCCCGGTCAGCGTCACGAGCCGCCCGATGATCCGCGCGCGCTCGCTCTGCAATGCGGCGAGACGCGAGCGCGAGGCGCTGGCCTGCGATTCGGCGCGGACGCGGTCGAAGCCGGGGGAGAGACCCGCATCCTCGCGCGACTTCGCCAGCCTGGCGAGTTGCTGCGCGGCCTCGACATCCTGCTGGAGCGCGTCGGTGCGCGCGGCGAGGGTGCGCCAGTCTGTCACGTTGCCTGCGATCTCGGATACCAGCGCGATCCGCACTGCATTGGCCGAAGCGTCGGCGGCGTCGATCCGGGCGAGCGCGGCGCGTTCCTGCGAGCGCAGCCGTCCGAACAGGTCGGCATCCCAGCTGGCGACGAGGTTGGCGCCGTAGGAGATCTGTTCGGTGTCGATGAAGCCGCCCGCGCCGTCGCCGAACTGGTTGGGATTGATGCGGTTGCCGGTGACGTTTGCGTCGGCATCGAGGCGCGGCAGGCGTTCGGCCCCGGCGCGGCGGGCACCGGCGCGCGCGGCCTCGACCCGCGCCAGCGCCTCGGCAAGGCTCGGCGCGTTTTCGAGTGCGCGATCCGCCAGAGTGCTGAAGGCCGGGTCGCCGCTCGGCAACAAGGCGGCCAGCGAGGCGCTGGTCCGGCTGTCGGGGGCGTAGAGAAAATTGTTCGGCAGTTCCGGCACCGGCGTTGCCACTTCGGGCGGCGGTCCGGCGACGCAGGCACCGAGGGCCAGTGCGAGGGCAAGCGGGAGCAGGGGGCGCATCGTGCTACTCCCCTTCGCTCGTTGCCGATTTCGCCGGGATGAAGGCGTCGACCTGCTGCCCGACCTTGAACACATCGGTTTCGGGCAGGGCGTAGATCACCTGCAGCACCCGGACATCGACCCGCTCGGCGGCGCTGTTGGTCAGCTGGCGCTTGGGCACGACCAGCGGCTCGGCGCGCACGAAGCTGGCCTTGACCTGCATTTCGGCGGCGCCGCGCGGGGAAACGATGGCCGGTTCGCCCAGCTTCACCCGCACCGCTTCGTTCTCGTCGATATCGACGCGGACGTGCAGCGGGTTGGTCTCACCCATCTGGATAAAGGCTTCGGCATTGCCGCCGCCTTGGGTGGCGACGAATTCGCCGGGGCGGATGTTGACCGCGAGGATCTCACCCGCGATCGGCGCGCGGACCACGAGACGTTCGATCTCGGTCCGCGCGCGCCCTGAAGCGGCCTGTGCCGAGGCGAGCCGCGCCTGCGCGACTGTGAGCCGGCTCGATGCGGCATTCGCCTCGCCCTCGGCACGGATGACTTCGGAACGGCTGACCGCGGCCGGATCGTCGATCTCGCGGTAGAGCGCGAGCTGCTGCATCGCGGTGGCGCGCGCGGTGCGGGCCTCGGTGATCGACGCGCGCGCTTCGGCGATGGCGGCATTGGCTTCGGCGAGCCGGGCGCGGGCGTCGCGCGCATCGACCAGGAACAGCGGCTGGCCTTTCTCGACCCGGTCGCCGGGCTGGACCCTGACGTCGGTGACGAGGCCCGACAGCGCCGCGCCGATATCGATCACCTCGCTCGCCGGTTCGACCAGACCGACGCCCGCCACACGCGGCGAACTGGCGAGCGCGCCCGTCGGCTTGGGCGGCTGCTGCTCGGGCTCGGCAGTCGAGCGGTCGGGCAGGCCGCCGAAGATCATGTAGACGGCGAAGGCCAGCCCGATCACCGCCAGCACGGGCAGGATCTGGCGGGAGAAGCTGATGTTTTTCGGGAGGAGGGCCATGTCAGGTGTCCATCGGGAGAGGTGCGGTTGGTGCCTAGTGATCGTCCGGCATTTCGGTGCCGTCGTGGGTCACGCGGCCGTCCTCGAGCACGAGGATACGGTCGGCGAGATCGAAGATGCGGTTGTCGTGGGTGACGATGATGCAGGCGCGGTCGGGCGCGACCGCGACGTCGCGCAGCAGGTCCATCACCCGGCGGCCCGACTTGGCGTCGAGCGCGGCGGTGGGCTCGTCGCAGACGACGAGGCGCGGTTCGTGCACCAGCGCGCGGGCGATCGCGACGCGCTGCTGCTGCCCGCCCGAAAGCTGGTTGGGCAGCTTGTCGGCCTGATCGCCGATATTGAGCTTTTCGAGCAGTTCCTTCGCCTTGGCGCGCGCTGTGTCGACCGGCATGCCCTTGGCGATCAGCGGCACGGCGGCGTTCGCGGCGGCGTCGATCGAAGGGATCAGATTGTACTGCTGGAAGATGAAGCCGATATTCTCGAGCCGGAAATTGACCAGCTCGCTGTCCGACAGGCTGTAAATGTCGGTGCCGAACACCCGCACGTGGCCCTCGGTCGGCCACAGAATGCCGCACATGATCGAGATCAGCGTGGTCTTGCCCGATCCGGATTCGCCGACGACATAGGTCATCTCGCCCGACTTGATGTCGGTGTCGATACCGTGGAGGACGCGGATCGTCGTCTGACCGGCTTCGAAATCGCGCACGATATTGCGCGCGCAGATCGCCGCTTCCGGATCGCAGCCGCCGATTTCGCTCGTGTCCATGGTCCTCGTCTCGCTCACCGGAACACCGCCGCCGGTTCGGTGCTCAGCACCTTGCGCAGCGCGATCCAGCCGGTGATCGCGAG
The Erythrobacter sp. JK5 DNA segment above includes these coding regions:
- a CDS encoding peptidyl-prolyl cis-trans isomerase; translated protein: MTLPGWTREPLVHFLVGGALLFVLFAWTGGNAVDPSSRLIAVDRAQQAQLALQFERTMSRPPTDAEIDAAIAQFVRDEVLYREALRLGLDRGDAVVRRRLVAKMDMTASAAAETAVPEEPTLRAYFKENRARYSGATSVSFDQLYFKSEAAARRALATGVVAGDPISLPARMEAAAPGEIEARFGETFTRALAGIAANGEWAGPIRSGFGWHIARVSAREGVEPDFETLAPRIANDWRSAQIAERKRRAYQVLREGYRVEIDR
- a CDS encoding HupE/UreJ family protein; translated protein: MIRWLVVLLAALIAPPLAADELRPAVVELSERAPGEWTLEWKLPIAAMPGGAAAGLARPVIPANCTMAGEPVQRAAPLELLGSARLACDGAITGQGFGLTELLGNSDAIARMVPLEGAVQTFRLTADAPTATIAAAPDRWQVARDYFVIGTEHILWGWDHLLFVIALVLLVRRGWPVVKAATAFTLAHSITLVGTTLGYTGLSSRPVEALIALSIVFLAVELAHRLRDPERVTWTRRWPWLVAFAFGLVHGFGFAGALAEIGLPQGEVAAALVAFNVGVEAGQLLVIAGVLAVMSVIGRVAAPFETPAVRAATYVIGLTGSFWLFERVLL
- a CDS encoding efflux transporter outer membrane subunit, with the translated sequence MRPLLPLALALALGACVAGPPPEVATPVPELPNNFLYAPDSRTSASLAALLPSGDPAFSTLADRALENAPSLAEALARVEAARAGARRAGAERLPRLDADANVTGNRINPNQFGDGAGGFIDTEQISYGANLVASWDADLFGRLRSQERAALARIDAADASANAVRIALVSEIAGNVTDWRTLAARTDALQQDVEAAQQLARLAKSREDAGLSPGFDRVRAESQASASRSRLAALQSERARIIGRLVTLTGMDGQSVNAALAQGAPTLEPAPAPASLPSELLANRPDVLAAAADLAATDQDLAATARARFPRLTLSGVLGLLAFNPGDLFDEDSLVGTLAAGVAGPLLDFGRIEAEINGAAANKKAAFAAYRGAVFQALGDAETAYGLIAASDAEAQLAVQERDELARAASLANTRYRAGLADFLTVLEARRAADASGERAAAALGRATRARILLWQALGGEREGVADGGKSPPP
- a CDS encoding efflux RND transporter periplasmic adaptor subunit, with the protein product MALLPKNISFSRQILPVLAVIGLAFAVYMIFGGLPDRSTAEPEQQPPKPTGALASSPRVAGVGLVEPASEVIDIGAALSGLVTDVRVQPGDRVEKGQPLFLVDARDARARLAEANAAIAEARASITEARTARATAMQQLALYREIDDPAAVSRSEVIRAEGEANAASSRLTVAQARLASAQAASGRARTEIERLVVRAPIAGEILAVNIRPGEFVATQGGGNAEAFIQMGETNPLHVRVDIDENEAVRVKLGEPAIVSPRGAAEMQVKASFVRAEPLVVPKRQLTNSAAERVDVRVLQVIYALPETDVFKVGQQVDAFIPAKSATSEGE
- a CDS encoding ABC transporter ATP-binding protein — its product is MDTSEIGGCDPEAAICARNIVRDFEAGQTTIRVLHGIDTDIKSGEMTYVVGESGSGKTTLISIMCGILWPTEGHVRVFGTDIYSLSDSELVNFRLENIGFIFQQYNLIPSIDAAANAAVPLIAKGMPVDTARAKAKELLEKLNIGDQADKLPNQLSGGQQQRVAIARALVHEPRLVVCDEPTAALDAKSGRRVMDLLRDVAVAPDRACIIVTHDNRIFDLADRILVLEDGRVTHDGTEMPDDH